A genomic window from Terrisporobacter glycolicus ATCC 14880 = DSM 1288 includes:
- the lgt gene encoding prolipoprotein diacylglyceryl transferase: MDRVAFTIFGLDVMWYGVLMALAMIICVFIALKEGKRVNISEDDLLNLAIIAIPCGLIGARLYYVVFNWSWYSNNLSEILNFRGGGMAIHGALIGGILAGFIYTKIKKINFFKMADTVMIGIPLGQAIGRWGNFINGEAHGGPTSLPWGIIVDGIRVHPTFLYESIWDLGIFIFLWCFRKKKKYEGQLAIFYLILYSIGRFFIEGLRTDSLMIGPLRMAQVISLVTIIVCVILHKILSKKKK, translated from the coding sequence ATGGATAGAGTGGCATTCACAATATTTGGTTTAGATGTAATGTGGTATGGCGTATTAATGGCACTAGCTATGATAATATGCGTATTTATAGCGCTAAAAGAAGGAAAAAGAGTGAATATAAGTGAAGATGATTTGCTAAATTTAGCTATAATAGCAATACCTTGTGGTTTAATTGGCGCTAGACTTTATTACGTTGTTTTTAATTGGTCTTGGTATTCTAATAATCTATCTGAAATACTAAATTTCAGAGGTGGAGGTATGGCTATACATGGAGCTTTAATTGGTGGTATATTGGCTGGATTCATATATACTAAAATTAAAAAAATTAATTTCTTTAAGATGGCTGATACTGTAATGATTGGTATACCTTTAGGTCAAGCCATAGGAAGATGGGGAAATTTTATAAATGGAGAAGCACATGGAGGACCAACGTCCTTACCTTGGGGAATAATTGTTGATGGCATTAGAGTCCATCCGACGTTTTTATATGAATCTATCTGGGATTTAGGTATATTCATATTTTTGTGGTGTTTTAGAAAGAAGAAAAAATATGAAGGTCAATTAGCTATATTTTATTTAATTTTATATTCAATAGGAAGATTTTTCATAGAGGGACTTAGAACAGATTCTCTTATGATTGGTCCACTTAGAATGGCTCAAGTAATAAGTTTAGTAACTATTATAGTTTGTGTGATTTTACATAAAATATTATCAAAAAAGAAAAAATAG
- a CDS encoding MATE family efflux transporter, which yields MEITPKTREYLFSDKNLYKLIFPLIIEQFLLVTVGLVDSIMIASIGEAAVSAVSLVDSINILIINIFTALATGGAVVAGQYLGQKNENNACNSADQLILFLFLSSITTMIIGYLCKYFILNTVFGNIEQDVLGYSNTYLTIVFMSIPFIAIYNGGAALFRSMGNSKITMKISIMMNLINLIGNYFLIYVFKMGIAGAAVPTVFSRVVAAVVIFILIKNDNLQIHLSKKICMKFDRILIKKILHIGIPNGLENGMFQLGKIIVLNLIATFGTSAIAANAVANAVGLFQIIPGMAISQATLSVTSQCIGAGDYDQTKYYTRKLVKISTLCISLAVILTFISMPLILSAYNLSDYTATISKDIILYNGSVSIIIWTISFVLPNTLRAANDVKFCMTVSILSMWIFRIGFSYVLGIYMNMGVFGVWVAMSIDWIFRVVCFITRYKGNKWKLHEI from the coding sequence ATGGAAATTACTCCAAAGACGCGGGAATATTTATTTTCAGATAAAAATTTATATAAACTTATTTTTCCCTTAATAATAGAGCAATTTTTACTAGTAACGGTAGGTTTAGTTGACTCAATAATGATTGCTAGTATAGGGGAAGCTGCAGTATCTGCTGTATCTTTAGTAGATAGTATAAATATCCTTATAATAAATATATTTACAGCTCTTGCTACAGGAGGTGCAGTTGTAGCAGGACAATATTTAGGACAGAAAAATGAAAACAATGCATGTAATAGTGCTGATCAACTCATTCTTTTTCTTTTTTTAAGTTCTATTACTACTATGATAATTGGGTATTTATGCAAGTATTTTATTCTTAATACAGTTTTTGGGAATATAGAACAAGATGTTTTGGGATATTCTAATACTTACCTAACTATAGTATTCATGTCAATTCCTTTCATAGCAATATACAATGGTGGTGCAGCTTTATTTCGATCTATGGGAAATTCAAAAATTACAATGAAAATATCAATTATGATGAATCTAATAAACTTAATAGGAAACTATTTTCTAATTTATGTTTTTAAGATGGGAATTGCAGGTGCAGCCGTACCCACAGTTTTTTCTAGGGTTGTAGCGGCTGTAGTAATTTTTATATTAATAAAAAATGATAATTTGCAAATTCACTTATCAAAAAAAATATGTATGAAATTTGATAGGATATTAATCAAGAAAATACTTCATATTGGCATTCCAAATGGTTTGGAAAATGGAATGTTTCAACTTGGAAAAATCATTGTATTAAATTTAATTGCAACCTTTGGAACATCAGCTATTGCAGCAAATGCTGTAGCAAATGCTGTTGGGCTTTTTCAAATAATACCTGGTATGGCAATTAGTCAGGCCACTCTTTCTGTAACATCTCAATGTATAGGTGCAGGAGATTACGATCAAACAAAATATTATACAAGAAAATTAGTTAAGATAAGTACTTTATGCATATCTCTAGCCGTGATACTTACTTTTATAAGCATGCCATTAATTTTAAGTGCATATAATTTATCTGATTATACAGCAACAATTTCAAAAGATATTATTTTATATAATGGAAGCGTATCAATTATAATATGGACAATTTCTTTTGTTCTTCCAAATACCCTTCGTGCAGCAAATGATGTTAAATTCTGTATGACAGTATCCATTTTATCCATGTGGATTTTTAGAATTGGCTTTAGTTATGTACTAGGAATATATATGAATATGGGAGTTTTTGGTGTATGGGTAGCCATGAGTATAGATTGGATATTTAGAGTGGTGTGTTTTATTACTAGATATAAGGGAAATAAGTGGAAATTACATGAAATATAA
- the rsmH gene encoding 16S rRNA (cytosine(1402)-N(4))-methyltransferase RsmH, with protein MEFNHVSVLLDECIENLDIKEDGVYVDCTMGGAGHSKEIVKRLSDKGLFIGFDQDKNAIATAKERLAEYSDRVKFVHSNFENIKSELEKIGVYKIDGVLADLGVSSHQLDEADRGFSYMHDAPLDMRMDVRKDFSAYDVVNTYSEEQLAKIIRDYGEDNWSKRIAKFIVEEREANGPIEKTGELVDVIKKAIPKKARIDGPHPAKRTFQAIRIEVNNELGVINKMIEDAVSMMNKGGRVCIITFHSLEDRIVKNEFKDLALSCVCPPELPICQCDKKSEVKIITRKPIIPSDEEIERNPRSRSAKLRVAQKK; from the coding sequence ATGGAATTTAATCATGTGTCTGTACTACTAGATGAATGTATTGAAAATTTAGACATAAAAGAAGATGGAGTATATGTGGACTGTACTATGGGTGGTGCAGGTCATTCAAAAGAAATAGTAAAGAGATTATCTGATAAAGGTTTATTTATTGGATTTGATCAAGATAAAAATGCCATAGCAACGGCAAAAGAAAGGTTAGCTGAGTATTCAGATAGAGTAAAATTTGTACACAGCAATTTTGAAAATATTAAATCAGAATTAGAAAAAATAGGTGTTTATAAAATAGATGGAGTACTTGCAGACCTAGGAGTGTCTTCTCATCAACTTGATGAAGCTGATAGAGGGTTTTCTTATATGCATGATGCACCACTAGATATGAGAATGGATGTAAGAAAAGATTTTTCTGCATATGATGTGGTAAACACTTACAGTGAAGAACAATTAGCTAAGATAATCAGAGATTATGGTGAAGATAATTGGTCAAAGAGAATTGCTAAATTTATAGTAGAAGAAAGAGAAGCAAATGGTCCAATTGAAAAAACTGGTGAGCTTGTTGATGTTATAAAAAAAGCAATACCTAAAAAAGCTAGAATAGATGGACCACATCCAGCAAAGAGAACTTTCCAAGCTATAAGAATTGAAGTAAATAATGAACTTGGCGTAATAAATAAAATGATTGAAGATGCTGTTTCTATGATGAATAAAGGTGGAAGAGTTTGTATAATTACATTCCATTCATTAGAAGATAGAATAGTAAAAAATGAATTCAAAGATTTAGCTTTAAGTTGCGTTTGTCCACCAGAACTTCCAATTTGTCAATGTGACAAAAAATCAGAAGTTAAGATTATAACAAGAAAACCAATAATTCCTAGCGATGAAGAAATTGAAAGAAATCCAAGGTCGAGAAGTGCAAAACTTAGAGTAGCTCAAAAAAAATAA
- a CDS encoding O-acetylhomoserine aminocarboxypropyltransferase/cysteine synthase family protein, which produces MSKRKLGFSTLQVHGGQQPDSTTGARAVPIYQTTSYCFESVNHGADLFALKTEGHIYSRISNPTVAVFQERMALLEGGVGAVAFASGMGAINAAILNILQAGDEIVAAPTIYGGTFNLLANMLPKLGIKTHFVNPDNPESFRASINDKTRLVYAETIGNPGINIIDIEKIAEIAHESKVPFMLDNTFGTPYLIKVFDYGVDIVVHSATKFIGGHGTTLGGVVVDSGNFDWIKSGKFPCLTEPDLSYNGLNYAKDCGKLAYTTKLLAQYLRDTGACLSAQSAFQLLLGLETLSLRVERHVENTKKITEFLNDHPEVAWVNYPGLKENKYYKLGQKYLPKGPGSIFTFGIKGGLEAGIKFIESLQVFSHLANVADAKSLVIHPASTTHAQLNKKEQELAGVTPDMIRVSVGIEDVNDLIWDLNQALEKASK; this is translated from the coding sequence ATGAGTAAAAGAAAGTTAGGTTTTTCAACATTACAAGTTCATGGGGGACAACAACCAGATTCGACAACAGGAGCTAGAGCAGTCCCAATTTATCAGACAACATCTTATTGTTTTGAGAGTGTGAATCATGGGGCAGATTTATTTGCATTAAAAACAGAGGGACATATTTATTCAAGAATATCAAATCCAACGGTTGCAGTATTTCAGGAAAGAATGGCTTTACTTGAAGGTGGAGTAGGAGCTGTAGCCTTTGCTTCTGGAATGGGGGCTATTAATGCTGCTATATTAAATATACTTCAAGCTGGTGATGAAATAGTTGCTGCACCAACAATATATGGTGGAACATTCAATTTACTAGCAAATATGTTACCTAAATTAGGGATTAAAACTCATTTTGTAAATCCTGATAATCCAGAAAGTTTTAGAGCTTCAATAAATGATAAAACAAGATTAGTTTATGCAGAAACTATAGGAAACCCAGGAATAAATATTATTGATATAGAAAAAATTGCAGAAATAGCTCATGAGTCTAAAGTTCCATTTATGCTGGATAATACTTTTGGAACACCTTACTTAATAAAAGTATTTGATTATGGTGTTGATATTGTTGTTCATTCAGCTACAAAATTTATAGGAGGACATGGAACAACTTTAGGTGGAGTGGTAGTTGATAGTGGAAATTTTGACTGGATAAAAAGTGGAAAATTCCCATGTTTAACAGAACCAGATTTATCTTATAATGGTTTAAATTATGCTAAAGATTGTGGGAAATTAGCTTATACTACAAAGCTTCTAGCTCAATATCTAAGAGATACAGGAGCTTGTCTAAGTGCACAAAGTGCATTCCAATTATTGTTAGGACTTGAAACCTTATCTTTAAGAGTTGAAAGACATGTGGAGAATACTAAGAAAATCACAGAATTTTTAAATGATCATCCTGAAGTTGCATGGGTAAACTATCCAGGTTTAAAAGAAAATAAGTATTACAAATTAGGTCAAAAGTATTTACCTAAAGGGCCGGGTTCAATATTTACTTTTGGGATAAAAGGAGGATTAGAAGCTGGAATTAAATTTATAGAATCTCTTCAAGTTTTTTCTCATCTTGCTAATGTGGCAGATGCTAAATCACTTGTAATTCATCCAGCTAGTACAACTCATGCTCAACTAAATAAAAAAGAACAAGAATTGGCAGGTGTTACTCCAGATATGATAAGAGTTTCTGTAGGAATTGAAGATGTAAATGATTTAATCTGGGATTTAAATCAAGCTTTAGAAAAAGCATCAAAATAG